Proteins from a genomic interval of Flammeovirgaceae bacterium SG7u.111:
- the lpdA gene encoding dihydrolipoyl dehydrogenase — translation MSSKFDLIVIGSGPGGYVAAIRASQLGMKVGIVEKAEIGGICLNWGCIPTKALLKSAQVFEYIQHAKDYGIEVKDATADFGAMVKRSRDVAGGMSKGIEFLFKKNKIEKLLGYGKIKTGKSVEVEAADGSKTVYEADNIILATGGRSKELPGLEIDNEKIIGYRKAMTLEKQPKKMVVMGSGAIGVEFAYFYNSIGTEVIIVEYLPNIVPNEDIDVSKQLERSFKKSGMKIHTNASVTNVDKSGEGCVVTVKPNKGGDEFTIECDIVLSAVGVTTNIENIGLEDVGVAHDRGKVLVNDYYQTNIPSVFAIGDIVKGPALAHVASAEGIICVEKIAGHSPEPLNYGNIPGCTYASPEIASVGYTEKAAKEAGYDIKVGKFPYSASGKASAAGAKDGFIKVIFDAKYGEWLGAHMIGANVTEMIAEVVVARNLETTGMEIVKSVHPHPTMSEAVMEAAAAAYDEVIHL, via the coding sequence ATGTCATCAAAATTTGATTTGATAGTGATAGGGAGTGGTCCAGGTGGCTATGTTGCTGCTATCAGGGCATCCCAGCTGGGAATGAAAGTAGGAATAGTCGAAAAAGCCGAGATTGGTGGTATCTGCCTTAACTGGGGCTGTATTCCTACCAAAGCGTTGTTGAAGAGTGCGCAAGTATTTGAATATATCCAGCACGCAAAAGATTATGGTATTGAAGTAAAAGATGCTACGGCCGATTTTGGCGCAATGGTAAAAAGAAGCCGTGATGTAGCCGGTGGAATGAGCAAAGGCATCGAGTTTTTGTTCAAGAAGAATAAAATAGAGAAACTTCTCGGATACGGTAAAATCAAAACAGGTAAGTCTGTTGAAGTAGAAGCTGCGGACGGATCTAAAACTGTTTACGAAGCTGACAATATCATTTTGGCTACTGGAGGTCGCTCTAAGGAATTGCCAGGTTTGGAAATTGACAATGAGAAGATCATTGGCTACCGCAAAGCAATGACGTTGGAGAAGCAGCCTAAGAAAATGGTTGTGATGGGTTCAGGAGCTATCGGTGTCGAGTTTGCCTATTTCTACAACTCAATTGGCACTGAGGTGATCATAGTAGAATACTTGCCAAATATAGTTCCTAACGAAGACATAGATGTTTCTAAGCAATTGGAACGCAGCTTCAAGAAATCAGGAATGAAAATCCATACCAACGCTTCGGTTACCAATGTTGATAAATCAGGCGAAGGTTGTGTAGTTACAGTTAAGCCAAACAAAGGTGGCGACGAGTTTACCATAGAGTGTGACATTGTTCTTTCTGCAGTAGGTGTAACTACCAATATTGAAAACATTGGCTTGGAAGATGTAGGTGTAGCGCACGATAGGGGAAAAGTATTGGTGAATGATTATTACCAAACCAACATCCCAAGTGTATTTGCAATTGGAGATATAGTAAAAGGACCAGCATTGGCTCACGTAGCTTCAGCTGAAGGAATCATCTGTGTAGAAAAAATAGCGGGGCATAGCCCAGAGCCATTGAATTATGGAAATATCCCTGGCTGTACCTATGCTTCACCTGAAATTGCTTCGGTTGGTTATACGGAAAAGGCTGCTAAAGAAGCAGGATACGACATAAAAGTAGGTAAGTTCCCTTACTCGGCTTCTGGCAAAGCAAGTGCTGCTGGGGCAAAAGACGGGTTCATCAAAGTGATTTTTGATGCTAAATATGGTGAGTGGTTAGGTGCGCACATGATTGGCGCTAATGTAACTGAGATGATTGCCGAAGTAGTAGTGGCAAGAAACCTTGAGACTACTGGTATGGAGATAGTGAAATCGGTTCATCCTCACCCAACCATGTCTGAGGCGGTGATGGAAGCTGCAGCTGCGGCTTACGACGAAGTAATTCACTTATAA
- a CDS encoding Rne/Rng family ribonuclease, which translates to MSNELIINSTQSGGRIALLKNKSLVELHYDNQENKFTVGDIYLGVVRKVVPGLNAAFIDVGYEKDAFLHYLDLGPNVRSLQKYISQSQNGRGVAHNLKGFGMEPQIDKLGKITEVFKPNNRVLVQVVKEPISTKGPRLSCELSIAGRYLVLVPFANSINISKKVADAQERKRLIRLISSIKPDNFGIIIRTVAEGKAVSELDRDLRDLVSKWEAGAGALVKAKPRQKVIGEMNRAESMLRDILNESFDSITVDDISTFEEIRGFIRTIAPEKENIVKHYTGKTKIFEQYGIEKQLKSLFGQTVSLPSGGYLVIEHTEALHVVDVNSGNKSNSETDQETTAFNVNKQAASEVARQLRLRDMGGIIVVDFIDMKKAEHRRKLYEHIKTEMKTDRSKYTILPLTKFGLMQITRQRVRPELNIATRETCPTCMGTGKIDAAINIADRLENDLDFILDKQNEKGITIALHPYLHAYFTKGIKSKRVMWWLKYHKWIKMIKDSSLGMTEYHFLNNRHEPIEL; encoded by the coding sequence TTGAGTAATGAATTAATTATCAATTCTACTCAAAGTGGTGGCCGAATAGCTCTTTTAAAAAACAAGAGCTTAGTTGAGCTACATTACGATAATCAGGAGAATAAATTCACTGTAGGGGATATTTATCTTGGCGTTGTAAGAAAAGTGGTGCCGGGGCTAAACGCAGCCTTTATTGATGTTGGGTACGAAAAAGATGCATTTTTGCATTACCTTGATCTAGGTCCCAATGTCCGGTCGCTTCAGAAATACATCAGCCAATCGCAGAATGGAAGAGGAGTCGCTCATAACCTAAAAGGCTTTGGAATGGAGCCCCAAATAGATAAACTGGGGAAAATTACAGAAGTATTCAAGCCTAATAATCGAGTGCTCGTACAAGTAGTAAAAGAACCAATATCAACCAAAGGTCCTCGCTTATCTTGCGAACTTTCTATAGCAGGAAGATATTTGGTGCTTGTCCCATTTGCCAATTCGATAAATATCTCTAAAAAAGTTGCTGATGCTCAAGAGCGAAAGAGGTTGATTCGATTGATATCCTCTATTAAGCCAGATAATTTTGGCATAATCATCAGAACTGTAGCAGAAGGAAAAGCCGTTTCCGAACTCGATAGGGATCTTCGTGATCTGGTATCTAAATGGGAAGCTGGCGCAGGTGCGTTGGTGAAAGCAAAACCTCGCCAAAAGGTGATTGGGGAAATGAATAGGGCTGAATCTATGCTAAGGGATATTCTTAACGAATCCTTTGATAGCATAACAGTTGATGATATCTCCACATTTGAAGAAATTAGAGGCTTCATCCGCACAATTGCTCCTGAAAAAGAAAATATCGTAAAGCACTATACCGGCAAAACCAAGATATTTGAGCAATATGGAATTGAAAAACAGCTTAAATCGCTGTTTGGACAAACTGTTAGTCTGCCAAGCGGCGGCTATTTAGTAATTGAGCACACAGAAGCACTGCACGTAGTTGATGTAAATAGCGGGAATAAGTCGAACTCTGAAACAGACCAAGAAACAACCGCATTCAATGTCAACAAACAAGCAGCTTCGGAAGTCGCCCGACAGCTTAGGCTTAGGGATATGGGTGGAATAATTGTGGTGGACTTTATTGATATGAAAAAAGCTGAACATAGACGTAAGCTTTATGAGCATATCAAGACCGAGATGAAAACTGATCGTTCGAAGTACACTATCTTACCACTTACCAAATTTGGGTTGATGCAGATTACAAGGCAAAGGGTAAGACCTGAGCTGAATATTGCAACTAGAGAAACTTGCCCAACTTGTATGGGTACTGGTAAAATTGATGCGGCTATCAATATAGCAGACAGGCTTGAAAACGACCTAGATTTTATATTGGACAAGCAAAATGAAAAAGGGATTACCATTGCATTGCACCCTTATCTTCATGCATATTTTACTAAAGGAATTAAGTCTAAGAGGGTAATGTGGTGGCTTAAGTACCACAAATGGATCAAAATGATAAAAGACTCATCTCTCGGGATGACCGAATATCATTTCCTGAACAATAGACACGAACCTATCGAATTATAA
- a CDS encoding tetratricopeptide repeat protein — protein MPNIRYIILSIAILATVGLYFLPRVVVENEPAQTASVSDVSGGGEEVTDMHSTDIPEEQAAHMNEHKALFREATSEAQKLEQLTELMDEFKSFNLYDSAAIYAGQFANEYPSLANSILAGDAYFDAFSFAMSKEKTDKLGVKVREYYQRALEIEPNEDLEVKIGVTYVSGDNPMQGILKIREVLGKNPENKLAIYNLGMLSMQSGQFDRAVERFEKLIELEPENTQAHFYLGVSYLETGSEQKALERFEHVKAVETNPQVLQSVEAYIKEIK, from the coding sequence ATGCCTAACATTAGGTATATTATTCTTTCAATTGCTATACTAGCAACTGTTGGGCTATATTTCCTACCTAGGGTAGTTGTAGAAAACGAGCCAGCGCAAACCGCATCTGTATCAGATGTAAGCGGAGGGGGCGAAGAGGTGACCGATATGCATTCGACTGATATTCCAGAGGAGCAAGCGGCGCACATGAACGAGCACAAGGCATTATTTCGGGAAGCTACTTCTGAAGCACAGAAGCTAGAGCAGCTGACAGAATTAATGGACGAGTTTAAGTCTTTCAATCTCTATGACAGTGCAGCAATATATGCAGGTCAGTTTGCAAATGAGTATCCTTCACTTGCCAACAGTATTTTAGCAGGTGATGCTTACTTCGACGCTTTTTCTTTTGCGATGAGCAAGGAAAAAACAGATAAGTTAGGAGTGAAGGTGCGAGAGTACTACCAACGGGCATTGGAAATTGAGCCAAATGAAGACTTAGAGGTGAAAATTGGTGTTACTTATGTATCGGGTGATAATCCGATGCAGGGAATATTGAAAATACGTGAAGTATTGGGCAAAAACCCTGAAAATAAGTTGGCTATTTACAATCTAGGTATGCTCTCGATGCAGTCGGGACAGTTTGATAGGGCTGTTGAGCGTTTTGAAAAACTCATAGAACTAGAACCTGAAAATACTCAAGCACACTTTTATTTGGGTGTGAGTTATTTGGAAACAGGGAGTGAGCAGAAGGCGTTGGAAAGGTTTGAGCATGTGAAAGCGGTTGAGACCAACCCTCAAGTGCTCCAGTCTGTTGAAGCGTATATTAAAGAAATAAAGTAG
- a CDS encoding HU family DNA-binding protein, which yields MNLNPKKDVTKAEVIAEIANQTGIDKGDVTATVEAFFKVVKTKMSEGENIYVRGFGSFVNKRRASKIGRDISKNKSIVIAEHYVPSFKPSKTFVEKVKNSEKVKLANQ from the coding sequence ATAAACTTAAATCCTAAAAAAGACGTGACTAAAGCAGAAGTTATCGCTGAGATAGCCAACCAGACGGGAATAGATAAAGGCGATGTAACCGCCACAGTAGAAGCATTTTTTAAGGTAGTTAAAACCAAAATGTCTGAAGGTGAGAATATTTATGTTAGAGGTTTTGGAAGTTTCGTGAACAAAAGAAGAGCTAGCAAAATCGGGCGTGATATCTCCAAAAACAAATCTATTGTGATTGCAGAACACTATGTGCCTAGCTTCAAACCTTCAAAAACATTTGTTGAGAAGGTGAAAAATAGCGAAAAAGTTAAGTTAGCTAATCAGTAA
- a CDS encoding helix-hairpin-helix domain-containing protein produces the protein MRKLKIYLKETFGFSEAESKGFIVLMLLVFLATLAPISVQLYLPPQEIDRSQDIALLNKLVKELQAPEKTGKVLPAQKEIPKTQAARPEPFDPNVATVQKMTSVGIPKYLAERIEKYRSKGGSFRKKSDIKKIYGFSDELYEQLSPYILIEASAPKTPKKVADSKPTPKKEKEELWFDINTADTTQLKKVRGIGSVLSARIIKFRDKLGGFHATEQLSEVYGLKPEVQKELIKVSYVADEFEVAKVKINKASAQELMQHSYIGKKSAWAIFNYRKKNGGFSSIEDLKKVEVLEEGVAEKLAPYLDFEL, from the coding sequence ATGAGAAAGTTAAAAATCTACCTAAAAGAGACATTTGGTTTTTCTGAAGCCGAAAGCAAAGGCTTTATCGTGCTTATGCTACTCGTATTTTTGGCCACTCTCGCCCCCATATCTGTCCAACTTTATTTGCCTCCACAAGAAATTGATAGAAGCCAAGATATTGCCCTCTTAAATAAACTTGTAAAAGAGCTACAAGCTCCTGAAAAAACAGGCAAGGTTCTTCCTGCTCAAAAAGAAATTCCCAAAACTCAAGCTGCCCGGCCAGAACCTTTTGATCCAAATGTAGCCACAGTTCAAAAAATGACTTCGGTAGGAATACCCAAATACCTTGCTGAAAGGATCGAAAAATATCGCTCAAAAGGCGGAAGTTTCAGGAAAAAATCAGACATAAAAAAGATTTACGGGTTTTCGGATGAGCTTTATGAACAACTATCTCCTTATATACTAATAGAAGCATCAGCTCCAAAAACGCCAAAAAAGGTCGCTGACAGCAAACCGACTCCAAAAAAAGAGAAAGAGGAATTGTGGTTCGATATCAATACCGCCGACACTACACAGCTCAAAAAAGTGAGGGGCATTGGAAGCGTGCTATCTGCCCGAATTATAAAATTCAGAGATAAACTTGGAGGCTTTCACGCTACAGAGCAACTTTCAGAAGTATACGGATTGAAACCGGAAGTGCAGAAAGAACTAATAAAGGTAAGTTATGTGGCAGATGAGTTTGAAGTAGCAAAGGTCAAAATAAATAAGGCGAGCGCCCAAGAGCTCATGCAGCATTCGTACATAGGGAAGAAGTCTGCTTGGGCAATTTTTAATTATCGCAAAAAGAATGGAGGTTTTTCGAGCATCGAAGACCTCAAAAAAGTAGAAGTATTGGAAGAAGGTGTTGCCGAAAAGTTAGCGCCATACCTAGATTTTGAGCTTTAA
- a CDS encoding 4-hydroxy-3-methylbut-2-enyl diphosphate reductase, which translates to MYNLDVTIDQDSGFCFGVVYAIEMAEEILKEDGVLYCLGDIVHNDEEVKRLQKLGLRIINHDDLYSINGEKVLIRAHGEPASTYRIGMENNLELIDASCPVVLKLQNRIKSSYDKEENIYIYGKHGHAEVVGLMAQTSNNAVVFQNIDELDIENLPKNITLYSQTTKSTETFYEIKNRLIGAGIEVNANDTICRQVSNRDKILHEFAKRFDKVVFVSGTKSSNGKVLYSICKSVNTHSYFISNKEELDASWFSPNDTIGICGATSTPMWLMEEVRDKLLQM; encoded by the coding sequence ATGTACAACTTAGATGTTACTATAGACCAAGATTCTGGCTTCTGTTTTGGTGTGGTTTACGCCATCGAAATGGCTGAGGAAATCCTTAAGGAGGATGGGGTATTGTATTGTTTGGGTGATATTGTACATAATGATGAAGAGGTAAAGCGTCTCCAAAAACTAGGGCTAAGAATCATCAACCATGATGATTTGTATTCAATAAACGGAGAGAAAGTTCTGATAAGGGCTCATGGCGAACCTGCTTCTACTTATAGGATAGGCATGGAAAACAATCTTGAGCTTATCGATGCTTCATGCCCAGTAGTACTCAAGCTCCAAAACAGGATAAAATCTTCGTACGATAAGGAGGAAAATATTTATATCTACGGAAAGCATGGTCATGCGGAGGTAGTAGGGCTCATGGCTCAGACAAGTAATAATGCAGTCGTTTTTCAAAATATTGACGAGTTGGATATTGAGAACTTGCCTAAAAATATTACCCTCTATAGCCAAACGACTAAGAGCACCGAGACTTTTTACGAAATAAAAAATAGATTAATAGGTGCGGGAATAGAGGTGAATGCCAATGATACCATTTGCCGCCAAGTATCAAACCGAGATAAGATACTTCACGAATTTGCCAAAAGGTTTGATAAAGTCGTATTTGTGTCGGGTACTAAGTCTTCTAATGGGAAGGTGTTGTACAGTATCTGCAAGAGCGTAAATACACATTCTTATTTCATATCCAATAAAGAAGAGCTGGATGCTTCTTGGTTTTCCCCTAACGATACTATTGGAATCTGTGGAGCTACATCTACGCCCATGTGGCTTATGGAAGAAGTGAGGGACAAATTACTCCAAATGTAA
- the pheS gene encoding phenylalanine--tRNA ligase subunit alpha: MIDKLEELIKEVEKSKLETEEVIEKFRLKFISRKGVMGDFFANIKDVAPEKRKEFGQKVNELKNLAQQKFKDAAAEAKKKSGGQQAAAVDLTLPTIPNELGTIHPITQVRNRIVEIFQKIGFNLSEGPEIENDWHNFSALNFPPNHPAREMQDTFFIEKDPEEIALRTHTSSVQVRVMENQEPPIRTLSPGRVYRNETISARAHCIFHQVEGLYVNENVSFQDLKNTLYYFAKEMFGKDTKIRLRPSYFPFTEPSAELDIYWGLKTESDKKITKGTGWLEIGGCGMVDPNVLANCNIDPEKYTGFAFGMGIERIAMLKYKINDIRLFTENDTRFLRQFSGLS, from the coding sequence ATGATAGACAAATTAGAAGAATTAATAAAAGAAGTAGAAAAGTCGAAGCTCGAAACCGAGGAGGTTATTGAGAAATTTAGGCTGAAGTTCATTAGCAGAAAGGGTGTAATGGGCGATTTTTTTGCTAATATAAAAGATGTAGCCCCCGAGAAGCGGAAGGAGTTTGGGCAAAAGGTAAACGAATTGAAGAACCTTGCTCAGCAGAAGTTTAAGGATGCTGCTGCAGAAGCGAAGAAAAAATCGGGAGGGCAACAAGCCGCTGCGGTGGACCTTACGCTGCCAACTATCCCCAACGAGCTGGGGACTATTCACCCCATCACTCAGGTGAGGAACAGGATTGTGGAGATTTTCCAAAAAATTGGTTTTAACTTATCGGAAGGGCCAGAAATAGAAAATGACTGGCACAATTTCTCAGCCTTGAACTTCCCACCCAACCACCCAGCAAGGGAAATGCAGGATACGTTCTTTATAGAAAAAGACCCTGAGGAAATTGCTTTGCGTACGCACACGTCATCGGTGCAGGTGAGGGTGATGGAAAACCAAGAACCTCCTATTAGGACGCTTTCTCCGGGAAGGGTGTATAGAAATGAGACCATTTCTGCTAGGGCGCACTGTATTTTCCACCAAGTGGAAGGTTTGTACGTGAACGAGAACGTGAGCTTCCAAGACCTGAAAAACACGCTCTATTACTTTGCAAAGGAGATGTTTGGCAAAGACACCAAAATCCGTTTGCGTCCTTCATACTTCCCGTTTACCGAGCCAAGCGCCGAGCTGGATATTTACTGGGGGCTCAAAACGGAGTCGGACAAGAAGATTACAAAGGGAACAGGTTGGTTGGAAATTGGCGGATGCGGCATGGTGGACCCTAACGTACTTGCCAACTGCAACATCGACCCTGAGAAATATACAGGCTTTGCCTTCGGGATGGGGATTGAGCGAATAGCTATGTTGAAATACAAGATCAACGATATAAGGCTATTTACAGAAAATGATACTCGTTTCTTGAGACAGTTTTCTGGGCTTAGCTAA
- the gpmI gene encoding 2,3-bisphosphoglycerate-independent phosphoglycerate mutase gives MSKKVLLMILDGWGIATNKEVSAIDHANTPYVDGLYTKYSHSKLKACGEAVGLPEGQMGNSEVGHMNIGAGRIVYQMLEKINITVRDKSIYKNEALVEAFEYAKANNKKVHFTGLVSDGGVHSHILHLKGLLSAASEAGLKDVFVHAFTDGRDCSPNGGKAFIEEIEKHAAETTGQVASITGRYFAMDRDKRWARVKLAYDAMVKGEGEVKTTDLSAAMQASYDAGVTDEFIKPTIKVDGNGEPIATIEEGDVVVCFNFRTDRGRQITVALTQEDFPEEDMKKLDLYYVTMTQYDETFKGVKVMFDNKNIENTLGEVLEANGKKQIRIAETEKYPHVTFFFSGGREEPFEGETRLMCPSPKVATYDLQPEMSAGDIRDKIIPELKKGEVDFVCLNFANPDMVGHTGVFEAAVKACETVDSCAGAVIDVAKENGYSVIVIADHGNSDIMSNPDGSPHTAHTLNLVPCILVDDEYKKPIKDGKLGDLAPTILELMEVEKPADMTGESLLS, from the coding sequence ATGAGCAAGAAAGTTCTTCTAATGATCCTCGATGGCTGGGGAATAGCGACTAACAAAGAAGTTTCAGCCATTGACCATGCAAACACTCCTTATGTGGATGGTCTTTACACAAAATATTCTCACAGTAAATTGAAAGCCTGCGGCGAAGCAGTAGGCTTGCCCGAGGGACAAATGGGCAACTCCGAAGTAGGGCACATGAACATTGGCGCAGGTAGAATTGTGTACCAGATGCTAGAAAAGATCAATATTACTGTTAGAGATAAATCTATTTACAAAAATGAGGCGTTGGTGGAGGCGTTTGAGTATGCTAAAGCAAACAATAAAAAAGTCCATTTTACAGGTTTGGTGTCTGACGGTGGTGTCCATTCACATATTTTACACCTCAAGGGTCTGCTTTCTGCAGCAAGTGAGGCAGGCTTGAAAGATGTTTTTGTACATGCGTTTACTGATGGCCGTGACTGCTCTCCAAACGGGGGCAAAGCGTTCATTGAAGAAATAGAAAAACACGCTGCCGAGACTACTGGCCAAGTTGCCAGCATTACAGGTAGGTATTTTGCCATGGACAGGGACAAGCGTTGGGCTAGAGTGAAATTAGCTTACGATGCCATGGTGAAAGGCGAAGGCGAGGTGAAAACCACCGATCTTTCAGCAGCTATGCAAGCATCTTACGATGCCGGTGTAACTGACGAATTCATCAAGCCGACCATCAAAGTAGATGGAAACGGTGAGCCAATTGCTACGATTGAAGAAGGCGATGTAGTTGTTTGTTTCAACTTCAGAACCGACCGTGGCCGTCAGATTACGGTTGCTCTCACGCAAGAAGATTTCCCTGAGGAAGACATGAAAAAGCTCGACCTCTACTACGTGACCATGACCCAGTACGACGAAACGTTCAAAGGTGTAAAAGTGATGTTTGACAACAAAAACATCGAAAATACACTTGGTGAGGTGTTGGAAGCCAATGGCAAAAAACAGATAAGAATTGCCGAAACGGAGAAATATCCTCACGTTACGTTTTTCTTCTCTGGCGGTAGGGAAGAGCCTTTTGAAGGAGAAACTCGCTTGATGTGCCCTTCACCTAAAGTAGCTACTTACGATTTGCAGCCAGAAATGAGCGCAGGCGATATCAGAGATAAAATTATTCCTGAGCTTAAAAAGGGAGAAGTTGATTTTGTTTGCTTGAACTTTGCCAACCCAGATATGGTAGGCCATACAGGTGTGTTTGAAGCAGCGGTGAAAGCTTGCGAAACGGTTGATAGCTGTGCAGGTGCGGTAATAGACGTAGCCAAAGAAAATGGTTATTCTGTAATAGTAATTGCCGACCACGGTAACTCAGACATAATGAGCAACCCAGACGGTTCGCCTCATACGGCGCATACCTTGAACCTCGTTCCATGTATTTTGGTGGATGATGAATACAAAAAGCCAATTAAAGATGGTAAGTTGGGCGATTTGGCGCCGACCATTTTGGAACTGATGGAAGTAGAAAAACCTGCGGATATGACGGGTGAATCTTTGCTTTCTTAA
- a CDS encoding sodium:proton antiporter produces the protein MIELAGLLVLGFLAQWLAWRIKVPAILPLIIIGLAVGPLSTLISIDGKKFIDGDQIFHDQDLMFHVISISVGLILFEGGLTLKFKEVRAVAFTVRNLLLVGTVVTLFGGAMLAHYIMDISMRFSFLLASLIIVTGPTVIGPILRNVRPNFKINTILKWEGILIDPIGALIAILIYEFVVSGKPGQQFTIFALEGFFLTILSGVAVGVIFALLTYYILQKNLVPKYLRNIIMLGMVIMSFAISDQLHAESGLLAVTLFGMILANMKIEDLKEILSFKEDVTLILISFLFVMLSSRVNLEDLRILLNFQSLAFFLCVVFILRPISVFLSSINSGLSLREKIFISAICPRGIVSAAVASIFAIRLSAIMSDAGRLEDAFFAQLLLPITFMIIVGTVVLQGLLAKPLARFLGVERKEPNGILFFGASEPARFMAKYLKSLNIPILLADTSKSNIHEAEEMGLPVFEGSLVSDEAYEEVDLSQYGQLHAMTSNTEINSMSCKLLSDEFGKNRVYRLGSNKELKMSVNQQPKNLLFYGYADYISITQTLRKKPAIHQYDITSSQELSDFIKELDDKIIPLFILKDNNKIEPISINPITMGQINTLHYIIK, from the coding sequence ATGATCGAACTGGCAGGTTTACTGGTACTTGGTTTCTTGGCTCAATGGCTTGCTTGGCGTATAAAAGTACCTGCCATCTTACCTCTCATCATCATTGGTTTGGCGGTAGGTCCTCTTTCCACACTCATCAGTATAGATGGTAAAAAATTCATAGATGGAGACCAAATTTTCCACGACCAGGACCTGATGTTCCATGTTATTTCCATAAGTGTAGGGCTTATCCTTTTTGAAGGTGGGCTCACCCTCAAGTTTAAAGAGGTGCGGGCAGTTGCCTTTACCGTAAGGAATTTACTGCTAGTAGGTACGGTAGTCACGCTATTTGGCGGGGCTATGCTTGCCCATTACATCATGGATATCAGCATGAGGTTTTCCTTTTTGTTGGCATCGCTCATCATCGTTACAGGTCCTACGGTTATTGGTCCCATCCTTCGAAATGTCCGCCCAAATTTCAAGATAAATACTATATTGAAATGGGAGGGAATCCTCATTGACCCTATTGGCGCATTGATCGCCATTTTGATTTATGAATTTGTAGTTTCGGGCAAGCCTGGGCAGCAATTTACCATTTTTGCCCTCGAAGGTTTTTTCCTCACTATCCTATCAGGAGTAGCTGTAGGGGTTATTTTTGCTTTGCTCACGTACTACATTCTCCAAAAAAACCTCGTACCAAAATACCTCAGAAATATTATCATGCTCGGTATGGTGATCATGAGCTTTGCCATTTCCGACCAGCTCCACGCCGAATCAGGGCTTTTGGCAGTTACGCTTTTTGGGATGATCTTGGCCAACATGAAAATAGAGGATTTGAAAGAGATTTTATCTTTTAAAGAAGATGTCACGCTCATCCTTATTTCCTTTTTGTTCGTAATGCTTTCTTCAAGGGTCAACCTAGAAGACCTTCGGATTTTGCTCAACTTCCAAAGTTTGGCTTTTTTCCTATGCGTGGTGTTCATTTTGCGTCCCATTAGCGTATTTCTCAGCAGCATCAATTCAGGGCTTTCCTTACGGGAAAAAATATTCATATCGGCTATTTGCCCACGGGGAATTGTTTCCGCAGCGGTGGCCTCTATTTTTGCCATTAGGCTTTCCGCTATAATGAGCGATGCCGGAAGGCTCGAAGATGCATTTTTTGCACAACTTCTCCTACCCATCACCTTCATGATAATTGTAGGAACGGTGGTGCTCCAAGGGCTCTTGGCCAAGCCTCTTGCCCGCTTTTTAGGTGTGGAAAGAAAAGAACCCAATGGGATTTTGTTCTTTGGGGCAAGTGAGCCTGCAAGGTTCATGGCCAAGTACCTCAAATCGCTCAACATCCCTATTCTTCTTGCCGACACCTCCAAGTCAAATATACACGAGGCCGAAGAGATGGGCTTGCCCGTTTTTGAAGGAAGTTTGGTCAGCGACGAGGCATATGAAGAAGTTGACCTATCACAATATGGACAATTGCACGCAATGACTTCTAACACGGAGATAAACAGCATGAGCTGCAAGTTGCTAAGCGATGAATTTGGAAAAAATAGGGTGTACCGTTTGGGCTCTAACAAGGAGTTAAAAATGAGCGTGAATCAGCAACCTAAAAATTTGCTTTTTTATGGCTATGCCGATTATATCAGCATTACGCAAACCTTGCGTAAAAAACCGGCTATCCATCAATATGACATCACCTCTAGCCAAGAACTAAGCGACTTCATCAAAGAATTGGACGATAAAATCATCCCGCTGTTTATCTTAAAGGATAACAATAAAATAGAACCAATTTCAATCAACCCAATCACGATGGGGCAAATCAACACGCTGCACTATATTATCAAATAA